Within Lolium rigidum isolate FL_2022 chromosome 5, APGP_CSIRO_Lrig_0.1, whole genome shotgun sequence, the genomic segment AGGTTAGTGTAGCTATGCAGGATTTGATCATAGTATACTATCTTGGGAAGTACCTAGGAATGTTCCAGCTAATGCGTGGACGAAGCCAGAAGATTTTATAAATAGATCCGCTGTGACGACATGGATCAAAATTGGCAGCTGCGAAATTCCTATCCTTGGATCTCGAAATTGCCGAGGTTTTCCTCACTGCCCCAAGGCCACAGGAGTCAACAAGGTGAATGACCATGGCACTCCAGCAGCGTCGCCGTACTCACCGTCCTCCCACCCCGGCCGTGTCGTCGTGGCAAAACTTGTTAACCGCGTCCTATTGGCAAGACTTCTCCAGGAGACTTCCAACACGATCCCGACGCGGCAATCCAAGAAGGTTCCAACACGCCGGCGGCGAGAGCCATCGCTCTCGGCTCTCGATAAAGCCACCGCCCCTCCCCTCCTCCCATCGACACTGGTCGTCGAGCTCCTTATCGTGCCTAGAGTGTCTGCCAACAAACCCCAAACGGCGCATGATGGCGACAATCGTTGTTGGTGTTGACCGCGGGCAGGTAGCTCCGGCGCCGGCCATTCCGGCACCACCGGGCGTCAACGCCCCGCTCTCTCCGGCGCCGTCCGTTTCGCCACCACAGGGCGTGGCCGTCGCCagtgccgctgccgccggcccgcTCGCTCTAGTGCCGGCCACTCCGCCACCACCGAGCATCGCCGTCGCCAGTGCTGCCTCCCCGATCGCTCCGCCAAGACTGAGCTTCGCTGTCGCCAGTGCCGCCGCCCCGCTCGCTCCGGCGCCGGCCGCTCCACCATCGGGCGTCGCCGTCGATAGGTCCACggcggaggcggagttcctctggGAGCTGCGCAAGTACGTGCTGCTCCTGGCCACGCTCGCCGCCTCCGTCACCTACTCCGCGGGGCTGGGCCCGCCAGGCGGGTTCTGGCCCGACAACGTGGACGGCATCGTGCTCCACGCCGGCGGCCCGGTGCTCCACGCCGGCGACCCAGTGCTCCCGTTCACCTACCCTCGCCGCTACAAGGCCTTCTTCTACTGCAACGCGACCGCCTTCGTCGCCTCCCTCGTCATCGTCAACCTCCTGCTCGTCCGCTCCCTCTGCCACCACCGCCGCTGGCTACGCGCGCTCCAGGCCGCCATGCTGCTCGACCAGCTCGGCCTCATGGGCGCCTACGCCGCGGGGAGCTGCCGGGACGAGGCCATGTCTGCGTACGTCTTCGTACTTGTCGCCTTGGTCGCCACCTACGTCTTCGCCCACGTCATCGTCTTCGCGCTGTTTGCCCCGAGCGCAAGCGGCGGCCCTGGCAACATTGGCACGCCGGACGACAGCGTGGACCGCGCGCGCAAGTATCTGCTCATCTTCGCAACGCTGGCAGCGACCATCGCGTACCAGGCTGGTCTGAGCACGCCGGGCGGGTTCTGGCCGGGAAGCCAGGCCGACGACCACCTCGCCGGCGACATCTTGCTCAGTCTCCACCACCCGTCGCGTTTCATGGTCTTCTTCTACTTCAACACGACCGCATTCGTCGCGTCATTGGTCGTCGTCATGCTGCTCATGAGCAGGACCGTGACGCGGCACGGGATCCGGTCGTACGCGCTCTGGGTGTGCACGGCCGGGGCCATGGTCGGGCTCATGGGCGCCTTCGCCGCCGGGAGCTGCCGGAGCATCAAGACCTCTGTCTACGTCGTCGCGTTGGTGGCCGCCGTTCTCTTCTACATCCTCCTCCAGGCACTCGTCTTCTTCTGCGCGCCTGTGAAGAATTTGATCCACGATGTGCAAGCAGCACTTGAAGGGTACCTCAAATTTGAGAGATTGGAGCAGCAACATCAGCAAAGCAGAGCATCCGGCGATTGGGGCGCCTACCAGATTATCAGGAAGTCACGGATGTACCTTCTCCTGCTCGGCATTCTTGCTGCGAGCGTCACATACCAAGCCGGACTGAACCCGCCGGGTGGTTTCTGGCAGGGTGATGGCGCCGACGGT encodes:
- the LOC124656326 gene encoding uncharacterized protein LOC124656326; translation: MATIVVGVDRGQVAPAPAIPAPPGVNAPLSPAPSVSPPQGVAVASAAAAGPLALVPATPPPPSIAVASAASPIAPPRLSFAVASAAAPLAPAPAAPPSGVAVDRSTAEAEFLWELRKYVLLLATLAASVTYSAGLGPPGGFWPDNVDGIVLHAGGPVLHAGDPVLPFTYPRRYKAFFYCNATAFVASLVIVNLLLVRSLCHHRRWLRALQAAMLLDQLGLMGAYAAGSCRDEAMSAYVFVLVALVATYVFAHVIVFALFAPSASGGPGNIGTPDDSVDRARKYLLIFATLAATIAYQAGLSTPGGFWPGSQADDHLAGDILLSLHHPSRFMVFFYFNTTAFVASLVVVMLLMSRTVTRHGIRSYALWVCTAGAMVGLMGAFAAGSCRSIKTSVYVVALVAAVLFYILLQALVFFCAPVKNLIHDVQAALEGYLKFERLEQQHQQSRASGDWGAYQIIRKSRMYLLLLGILAASVTYQAGLNPPGGFWQGDGADGHHHYHAGDPILHITYPRRYLAFFYCNATAFIASLVILILLLSNTLSTQGIKYCALQIAMILDLFGLIGAYAAGSCRQVSKSVYVSLIVLPVFLYVGIHVAVFMLEVFPSWAAWRQEWKEKMEQSAPGWLKEVFEHADEEEEERTLEKRRKLLLLLAILAASLTYQAGMSPPGGFWQESKPGHHVAGDPVLNDNYQRRYLVFFYCNATAFVASLAVIMLLVNRKISTTGLRCHALRVCVILDLVGLLGAFAAGSSRRVSTSMYVLVLTFAVLLCVLLQVALVLSDTARSLADSFMSKIGAVQDDARDNGLPATAAGARSPRDLWDEKLPKYLLLLAALAAAVTYQAAMSPPGGLWGDGLTEHVAGDPILASTYSRRYKAFFYCNATSFMASLVVMVLLLIERVSNTQPALLALHAAMILDLFGLMGAYAAGSCRRVRTSAYILALVVGVSAYIAVLVVVSIGVARWLRNAMDKVAEQVARCFSVHDL